Genomic segment of Serinicoccus hydrothermalis:
TGACCGAGCACTACGTCACGATCCTGCACCTGCTTCGCAGCACGACTGAAGAGACACTGCCTTCGTGAGCAACGGCGGCGTCCAGTGTGCCTTCGCAGCCGCCGCACCGAGATCGGGCTGCGGGGCGGCACCTGCACTACTTACGTGGCTGACAGGTGCACCCGAACTGGATATCGCCCAGGCGCTCCGCGCTGATCTTCCCGCAGCGACGGCACTCCGTTCGGTGCGGGTCGTCCGGCAACGAGGGTTTGGTGAGCGGCCCGAGGTAGATGTAGCCGTTCTCCTCGGCGACCTCCTGCGCTCTCTCGTACGGGACTACCTCGACATTCGCGTATGGGCCCTGCAGGGCTCTCGCTGACTGTGCCCACTCCCGCCAGTAACAGGCACGGCATGTCGCCTCGTTCCACTCGTTCTTGTCGATGACGTAGACGAACCTGTAATGGGCGACGTTGCCGCACCGCAGGCAGCGAGTCAGCAGCCAGTCATCGGGCCGAGTGAAGCTTTCCAACGCTTCCAAGCCCCCTTGCTTCAGGATCGACGCGACGTGCGTATCGCAGTACGTCGGCTTGCTGCGCGTCTTGAAGGCAGCGGTCTGTGAGCAGCCATCTACTGAGCAGGCCTGATCGGTGAGTACTCGCTCACGCCGAAGGGGCCGGGGTGGCTTGGGAGGCGTGGGTACTGGTCGATCAGCCAGGGGGACCGAGCGAAGGCTGCCCAGCCTGGGTGGGGTGTGGGCTGCTGGCTTCGACGCGGTGGCGGACAGTAGGGCGGCAAGATCGGCATCAGCATCCAGCGGTAGGCCGTCGAGGCATCGCACGAAGTCGTCCTCGGTCATGACTTCGATGACCTGGCCCTTGTCCTGCAGCTCGAAGGCCTTACGGGCCTTTGCCGGTGACGTTGCTGCCCGGCCGCAGAACGGCAGGGTTAATGTCCCCAACCACAAGGACGTTCGTCCGCTTGGTCGTGTTCTGATCCGGGGTAGCACCCACACGGGCGCACTCCTGCCGGGCGACGTCCCGCGTCATGGACATCAGGGTTCCAGTGAAAACAACGACCCGTCCGTACAGGTACCCGCTCGGGTCCGCGTCGGTGTTGACCTCGATGGGAGTGAAGTTCCGGCCGCCTGAGCCGATCGCGACGCTGCCGGTGTAGATGCCCCTGCTCATGCGCCCGATCGACATGCGTTGGCTCGCCGCAAGGTCCGCTAGGACGCCCACCCCGGACCGGCCAGCCAGCGCGTTCACAACGGCTACGACACCATGGGCGTCGGCGAGCGGATCGTGATGGTGTCCCATCTGTGCACCCAGCGACTCCACGACATATGGCAGCCGGTAGGACGGCAGGCTGAGGGCTCGTCGAGCCATCACCATCGTGCACAGGAACCGCATCTCGGGCCATTCGATGTTGTCCACCGCGCAGGCGTAGCGGATGACGCCGATGTCGAAGCCGGCGTTGTGGGCGACAACGACGTCGTCATCGATGTAGTCCAAGATCGCAGGTAGCACGTGACGCCACCGGGGTGCATCCTCGACCATCGCGGAGTCGATGCCGTGGAGCATCGTGTTGAAACCGTCGAAGTAGTCGACCGGTTCGGGCGGTCGGATTAGCCAGCGGCGTTCGTCGACAGGCTTGCCGTCACGTACACGCACGAGCCCGACCGCACACGGTGACCCCCTGTACGAGTTCGCGGTCTCGAAGTCGATGGCTGTGAAGTTGAGCATGAACCCTCATCCCATGCCCTGGACGTAGAGGCGACCGGAGAAGACCTCTGGGAAGTCCGGCACCGTGGCCGCGTTCATGGTCTCAGGCATGATCCACGGGGTCGTGCCGGTCGCTGGCTGCACGGTGCGACGGCGACGCTCTTCGTCGGTTGAAAGCCACGTGGTCCAGGACCGTCCGAAGTAGTTGGCCGTGGCGAGTGCCCTCAAACTGGGCGTATCTTCCGCTGGTACGAAGTCTTCAGGTGCAGGCCGTGGTGGGAACGTTGGCTCGACCAGGGTTCTGGAGCGTGTCGCACGTTTGTAGTCGGTAAGCGCGTCGAGAATCCGGGACTGCTGTGCTTCGACCTCATCGAGCAGCGCCGCGACGTCGGCCACATCCAGCGCTTCTCCTTCGATGGGTAAACCGTCGAGGCTCGTGCCTTCGGTCTTCAGCACCACACAACGGTGGACGAGGGAGAGCAACTTCGTCATGGCGTCCGGATCGTTGATCGCCTCAATTACCACGGCGTTCACGTTGGTGGCTCGATCGCCATCCCTGCTCGTGTTCCAGACTGCGATCTGCTCAGCATCTGGCTGGCGGTCAACAATGGCAATCCCCCGCATGGCTCTCCTTCGAGTCTCAACTGGGCTTGTCGCCGAGGTTAACAAGCGACTCCGACAGACCTGCTCGGGAGACCCCGAGCTTCGGCGGACCAGGCATGGTCAAGACTCCCGGGGGTTGACCGGATAGCGCTCCAGAGCCCACCGGCGCTGACTCGCTGCCCGCTCCAGAGCGACGCGATCCTTGCCCGACAAGTCGTCGCGGCGCAGCCAGACATCGAGTGTCTCGATCTCCCAGGAAAGACGGGCTCGCACTCTGTCGAACATCTGACGGCACCTGCGCGAACAGAACCTGGTCGGTCTTCCGGCGGCGTATCCGGATGGCCAGGCGCACATCTGGTCGCACACGGGATTGAGGCAGCGGTGCTCGGTCTCGGGCTGCACGGTCTGGTCCAGCGCACGGACCACGTCGGCCGGCGATGGCTCCGGGACGGACTGCAGGTAGGTCTGCAAGGTTCGCTTCAACGCGCCACCTCGGCGCTCAGGATGCTGGTCAGGCATCGTGGTTGGTAGGTGCACCATGGTACCTCCTTTAGTCGTTAATCACGACTATATCCGCGCTTCTGTCAGCATTTACGACTAGTCGCCCTGACCTGTGAAGATGCTAAGAAGTGGACGCGTCGCAGCAAGCAGACTCTCGGAGTCGAGGGGTTCACCGATTCGCGACAAGCCTTCGGCTGTGGCGCACGGACACGCATGCCTAGTCGGAAATGTTTGCAGAATGGGTGTCCCTGCGGTAACTTGCCCCTAGGTCCTCGCCTCGCTCCAGACGGAGTGAGGGCGCACCGGTTGCACCCGGTACGCCCTCAGCGACAGACCCGAGAGACGCTGCGAAAGCGAGGATCCGTCATGGGTCAGTCTAGAGATGTCGCACGTGCGCGGCCAGCCCGTGTGGTCTCCTGGACGTTCCGGTTCGACGCCGGCACGCAGGTGTGGGACTGGACGAAGGGCCCACCTGACGTGCGCGGGTTGCGCTCGATCCGCACCCCCCGGTCGACCGAGAAGAGCCGCCACATCCCTGTGCAGGCGCACTCCGTCACGCTGGAGGGTCCGATCCACCTGGAATCCGGGCTGGAGCACGACCTGGTGCGCGAACTCGACCGCGACCCCGACGTGGAGTGGATGGTGTCACAACCTGTGCGGCTCGGGCTGAGGACCGCAAGCGGCCGCTCCAGAACGCACACGCCCGACCTCCTGGCACTGGGACGGGATGGTGGCGTGACCGTCTGGGACGTCCGTCCCGTCGACAAGCAGGACGAGAAGTTCCTGGAGAACAGGGACCTCACCGCCGCAGCCTGCGGCGAGGTCGGGTGGCACTACCGGGTCTACGGAGGCGGGTCGTCGGTGCGTCGCGACAACCTCCGCTGGCTGACGGCATACCGGCGGCAGATGCCGTGGTACCCGAATGCCAAGGAAGAGCTCCTCGGGATCTGCCGGGAACCGCGGGCGACCGTCGGGGCGGTCCTCGACGCGGACCACGGCGCAGGGCACCTGGTCAGCGCGATGTGGCACTACGCCTGGACCGGCGCCGTGGTCATAGACCTAAACCAACCGATAGACCGGTCGACACCCGTCCGTGAGCTCCAGGAGTCGCTGTGAGCGGAGCGTCTGTGCCCATCACCGTCGGGGCCAGGATCCTGACAGCGGACGGCTACGCGGTGGTCACGGACCTCGAACGCCACGGGGTCCGTCTGTGCTTCTCCACCGGCGAAGACCGGTCCGTGACCTACTCACAGCTCCAGGCGCGGGCGGTAGGTCAGGACGGGGCACAGGCACTCCACTCCTCCCTCTTCCCGTGGTGGACCCAGCTCGAGGAAGCAGTGCGCCTGGAAGCCCTTTTCAAGCAGGAGTGCGTCCTGGAAGCACGGACCGGGTTCCGGTACGGACTGCGCGAGCTCGCCCAGCCCGGTGAGCCCTTCCACCCGTTCGGTGACGACTTCGGTCTGAGCCTGGCGGCGCGGTATCGCGCGATGAGCAAGGTCATCACCTTCGAGCGCTCCGTCGACCGAGCGGTGATGCGACGGGTCTACGACGGGGAGCTGGCAGGCCACCGGATCGCAGCGCGCACGATGCAACGCTGGGACAGCCTCTGGGTCAGCGGCGGCCTGCGGGGGCTCGTCGACGGCCGCGCCATCAAGGGTAGGCAGGCCTTCGACATCATCGACGCCGACTTCCGACGGATCGCCCTGGAGAAGTTCGCGGAGTACGACGGGTCGAAGAGTCGGCCCAACCTGCAGGAGATCGAGCGTCAGGTGCGGGTGGCCCTCAAGAACGAAGGCGTCACCGATCCGTACCTTCCGGACCGGATCACCCAGGAGTTCCTCAGTCATCACTGGCGGGCCACCGGATCCTCGGTGCGCGCCCAGCGCTCCAAGTCCTTGCGCCGGGTGGCCGGTCACCAGAGCTATCCGGCCCAGCACCCCTCCGAGCTCGCCACCGACCTGACCATGGCCAACAACTTCGTACTCGACCCCCTTCGAGAGCGGGCCATCAACGTCGAGGTCGGGGTCATCCACTCGATCGCCACCCGTGTCATCCACGGCATACGAGTGTTCCCGCGAGGAGCGCGCGGCATCGACGTCGGGCTCCTGGTCTACGACGCAATGCGGCAGTTCGCCATGGTCGTCGACGGCACCACCATCGACGACTTCCGCTGGTGCGGCATACCCGAATCACTCGACCTCGACGGCAACCCTGTCCACATCGGGAGACGACCCACCGTCAAGCGTGACCTGACGATCCAGGGTGTTCACTACCTGCCCGGTGTGGCCCCCACCTCGCTGCGCAGCGACCATGGCAGCATCTTCGTCGGCGAGCACTTCCGAGCGCTGCTCGACCAGTTCGGCATCGAACTCCGACTGTCGCGTGGCAAGAAGCCGACGGACAACCCGCACTCCGAGCGGAAGATGGAGGACCTGGAGCGTGCCTACCAGCAGGTGCCCGGGTACAAGGGTCGCTCCATCCATCAGCGTGGCCGATTCATCGGCATCGAGGCGGACGAGCCTCTACTGACCGCCGAAGAGCTCGAGCGGCACTTCCGGCGATGGGTCGCCGTGGACTACCACCGGATGCCCCACGACGGTCTCGCCCTCCCCGGAGCCCCCGGCATCCGCCTGACCCCCCTGGAGATGCACGACGCTCTTGCAGATGCCACGGGCCGCATCCTCGTCCCACAGCACCCCGATCTGCTGTACCAGTTCCTGCCGACGATCTGGCTGACACCCGGGCATGCTGGCGTCGAGCACAAGAACCTGACCTATGACGCACCCGTCCTCGGGGACTTCCGCTCGGTCAGGAAGGGGACGTTCCGCGAACGGGACTCCGCCATCCCCTTCCACACCGACCCGCGAGACCTGACGCGCCTCTGGTTCCGCCACCCGGAGACCGACCGGATCCACGAGATCCCGTGGAAGGCGCGGCACCTCATCCACGCACCCCTCGGCGATGTCGTCCGCGACCGCGCGCTGGCCCGGATCAAGGAACGGGGCGGCAACCGGTCCATCAACAAGACCCGCATCATGCGTCAGATCATCGACGAGATCGGCGAGCTCACCACTGCCCCCGCCACGGACGAATGGCGCAACAAGCTGGCGGCCGCCCAACTGCGCTGGGAACAGTCTCAGCGAGATCACGCAGACGTCGCCGAGGCTCATCGCGTCCTCGAGGCCGGCGGGTCGAACGTGCTGCGGCTTCCGGCGGCCCCCCGGGGCGACCCGGTCGACCCGGTCGATGCCACGGGGGCGGACCTGCTGGGGCCGGATGACGAGCCGTGGCCCGACTACAGGCAGATGGTCTGACGTGGATGCCCACGACTGGCACCGGCAGGCGATGGCCACGCCACCGGCGTGGCCCGATCCGGTCTCCTCCACCGACTACGACAAGATGTCCTGTCCGTCGCAGACTGACTACTTCCTTCGGCTGGCCACGGCCATGAACGCACAGGTCTTGTTCTCCGAGCCGATGACAGCGGCCCAGGGATGCCTCGACGAAGTCGTGGAGACGAACCGACTCAGGCCACCGGGAGCCATGCAGATGGTGGCGCTGACCGCCCCGTTCTCCGCCGGCAAGTCCACTCTGATCAAGCAGTGGGGTTTCCGCCTCCACCGTGAGGTGCTCGGCGAACAGGCCGCGCGGGACCGTCCCACCTGGTCGCCCGAAGGCGGGGTGACCGCCGACTGGTGCCCGGTCGTCTACGTCACCCTGATGGCCTCCAGCTCGATCAAGGAGGTCAACGCACTCATCTTGCTCTACCTCGGCTACCCGCCCGAAGGGCTGGTCCGGACCACCACCACCCGCGTCCTGCACGCTCTGCGGATGCACGGCGTCCGCGTCGTCATCCTCGACGACGCCAACATGCTGCGCTCCACGAATGCCCAGGGGCGCGCGGTGCTGGACTACATCAAGTTCCTCAACACCGAGCTCGGCGAACGGTGCAACGGCACCGTCGTCCT
This window contains:
- a CDS encoding exonuclease domain-containing protein translates to MLNFTAIDFETANSYRGSPCAVGLVRVRDGKPVDERRWLIRPPEPVDYFDGFNTMLHGIDSAMVEDAPRWRHVLPAILDYIDDDVVVAHNAGFDIGVIRYACAVDNIEWPEMRFLCTMVMARRALSLPSYRLPYVVESLGAQMGHHHDPLADAHGVVAVVNALAGRSGVGVLADLAASQRMSIGRMSRGIYTGSVAIGSGGRNFTPIEVNTDADPSGYLYGRVVVFTGTLMSMTRDVARQECARVGATPDQNTTKRTNVLVVGDINPAVLRPGSNVTGKGP
- a CDS encoding TnsA-like heteromeric transposase endonuclease subunit, with product MGQSRDVARARPARVVSWTFRFDAGTQVWDWTKGPPDVRGLRSIRTPRSTEKSRHIPVQAHSVTLEGPIHLESGLEHDLVRELDRDPDVEWMVSQPVRLGLRTASGRSRTHTPDLLALGRDGGVTVWDVRPVDKQDEKFLENRDLTAAACGEVGWHYRVYGGGSSVRRDNLRWLTAYRRQMPWYPNAKEELLGICREPRATVGAVLDADHGAGHLVSAMWHYAWTGAVVIDLNQPIDRSTPVRELQESL
- a CDS encoding TniB family NTP-binding protein encodes the protein MDAHDWHRQAMATPPAWPDPVSSTDYDKMSCPSQTDYFLRLATAMNAQVLFSEPMTAAQGCLDEVVETNRLRPPGAMQMVALTAPFSAGKSTLIKQWGFRLHREVLGEQAARDRPTWSPEGGVTADWCPVVYVTLMASSSIKEVNALILLYLGYPPEGLVRTTTTRVLHALRMHGVRVVILDDANMLRSTNAQGRAVLDYIKFLNTELGERCNGTVVLVGAHLDSTTILDDPQIRARLTTMKVGAFQITTVDERAAWQKLLQTAEERPLAHLPDATPGLFVSGLAHHMWQRTQGFVGEVAKLVAGSVLDAVRDRRSIITRDHLDAVTLSERSIDGQIEGAAMENRNKQK